The following coding sequences are from one Acidimicrobiales bacterium window:
- a CDS encoding site-specific integrase: protein MSARRHFGSIRRLIRRGVWLNPTEGRVTLREWSNQWLSNRADLRPVTRAKYRHMLDRHVLPVLGKHELSKLRPSAVRAWYMDMKRKYVSTADDAYRMLRAILSTAVSDELIARNPCRVKGAGQARSAERPVASVAEVEAAAAATPDHHRLVILLAAWCQLRRGEVLGLQRRDIDLLHGRIRIERAVVRPMIGQAVVGPPKTTAGQRTVAVPSNILPALKNHLGRFVGPAPDAWLFTSSDGGSMLPSTLNRIWQRARRSIDRPDLYYHDLRHSGLTWSAASGASVAELMRRGGHSHPAAALRYQHATEDRDRAIADALAQLVVGNVSALTDSSGMSEREDSNGTGA, encoded by the coding sequence ATGTCTGCCCGCCGCCACTTCGGCTCAATTCGTAGGCTTATCAGGCGAGGGGTCTGGCTGAACCCGACTGAAGGCCGTGTCACTCTCCGCGAGTGGTCAAACCAGTGGTTGTCCAATCGAGCAGATCTTCGGCCCGTGACCCGGGCAAAGTACAGGCACATGCTCGACCGGCATGTCCTACCGGTTCTCGGCAAACACGAACTCTCGAAGCTTCGACCGTCCGCCGTTCGGGCGTGGTACATGGACATGAAAAGGAAGTACGTCAGCACGGCCGACGACGCGTACCGGATGCTGAGGGCGATTCTTTCGACAGCTGTCTCCGACGAACTCATCGCCAGGAATCCGTGTCGAGTTAAGGGTGCTGGCCAAGCGCGCTCTGCCGAACGGCCGGTGGCGTCAGTAGCGGAGGTCGAAGCGGCGGCGGCTGCGACTCCAGATCATCATCGCCTTGTCATCCTTCTTGCAGCTTGGTGCCAGCTCCGGCGCGGCGAAGTGCTTGGTCTCCAGCGTCGTGACATTGACTTGCTGCACGGACGGATCCGCATCGAGCGGGCGGTCGTGCGGCCCATGATTGGCCAAGCCGTCGTCGGGCCTCCGAAGACGACGGCGGGCCAGCGCACAGTAGCGGTGCCCTCGAACATCCTCCCGGCACTCAAGAATCACCTCGGCAGGTTCGTAGGACCGGCACCCGATGCCTGGCTATTCACCTCCTCAGATGGAGGCTCCATGTTGCCAAGCACACTTAATCGGATCTGGCAGAGAGCCAGACGTTCGATCGACCGACCAGACCTCTACTACCACGACCTACGTCATTCCGGGCTCACATGGTCCGCGGCTTCTGGTGCCTCGGTCGCGGAGTTGATGCGCCGGGGCGGCCATTCTCATCCAGCAGCGGCACTGCGCTATCAGCACGCTACCGAGGACCGTGATCGTGCAATAGCCGACGCGCTAGCCCAACTCGTCGTTGGGAACGTCTCTGCGCTCACCGACAGCTCTGGCATGTCGGAGCGCGAGGACTCTAACGGTACCGGTGCTTAG